DNA from Leptolyngbya sp. FACHB-261:
TATTCGGCGAATACCGCACCCAACGCCTCGTCCTCGCCGCCTGGGATCAGTTATTCGGCAGCAGTTAAGCAAGGTTGTCTAATCATCCACAACCTTGTTTACACAGTCTTTGACTTCATACAGGAATATCAATGTACAAACCCGGCGGCCCGATTATCGATGCCCTAACCCGCATTCAAAACAATCAATATGTGCTGCCAGCCATTCAACGCGAATTCGTCTGGCAACTCGAACAAATTGCAAAACTGTTCGATAGCTTGATGCAAGACTATCCAATTGGAACCTTCCTATTCTGGAATGTAGAGGCTGTAAATAGTCACAAGTTCAAGTTTTATGGCTTTGTCCGCGATTATCACAAAAGGGATAATCCCCATTGCCCTGATTTAGGGCTGCTCCCCAACCAAAACCTAACTGCCATTCTAGACGGACAGCAAAGGCTCACTGCCCTTAACATTGGGCTTCGGGGTTCAATGTCGATGAAGGTTCCCTACAAGTGGTGGAGTAGCCCTGATGCATTTCCGAAATGCTTTCTCTACCTCGACCTACTCGCTAAAGGTGATGCTGAGTACGAAGACTTCAAATACCGATTCAAATTTCTTGAACCATCCAAAGCCAAGGACACCAGTGACGAAATCTGGTTTAAGGTTTCTGATGTCTTGAACCTCAAAGCTGGCCCTTCCATGCTGAAGTGGATTACAGATAGACACCCGAACTTGGATAACGATCGACTTAACTTGGCATTTGAAGTTTTAGCAAAACTCCACGA
Protein-coding regions in this window:
- a CDS encoding DUF262 domain-containing protein; this translates as MYKPGGPIIDALTRIQNNQYVLPAIQREFVWQLEQIAKLFDSLMQDYPIGTFLFWNVEAVNSHKFKFYGFVRDYHKRDNPHCPDLGLLPNQNLTAILDGQQRLTALNIGLRGSMSMKVPYKWWSSPDAFPKCFLYLDLLAKGDAEYEDFKYRFKFLEPSKAKDTSDEIWFKVSDVLNLKAGPSMLKWITDRHPNLDNDRLNLAFEVLAKLHETVHIKPLVHYYEETSQDIEKVLNIFIRLNSGGTVLSYSDLLLSVAVAQWSKPDARQEIHNLVDEINGIRDGFSFSKDFVLKAGLMLADISSVGFKVENFNHENMQTLESLWPKIRTAIVLAVHLIADFGLNWQTLRADSAVLPIAYYLYHKNFSDNYRSHNSYDGDRTLIKGWLFRSLLKPSGIWGSGLDTLLTALRSVIKDSTDPGFL